A window of Cohnella herbarum contains these coding sequences:
- a CDS encoding M24 family metallopeptidase: MTARVFIPDHEYKERIQRAAKLVGQRGLDVMIVNSNEADYANVRYFSGFWPLFERAGVAITAAGDAALLVGPESTIYASDFGKIDKIFTLMEYRESANPSYPELKPDSYRDVFKALGVTGSKLKIGVASMLDTSVVMMEGLKSNFPEAEISSADEIMVSLRRIKSENEIACMREGFRITELATQEVIRTIRPGVTETQMVGVAQRVIYENGAEYEGLPMYIFSEKSTRHAISRSSHRVINKGDIVQLNLSAKVDGYSPSIGMPISLGKLTPERRAVIEFGLKAHEWTQANLKAGVLASDVAKGFYQFYKDNGYEKNYLYGPCHGTGMIEVEAPWMETSSNYLLEPNMTFQIDTFVTTDTFGIRWEKGAVIRPNGCEILCGPIGTIHELEF; this comes from the coding sequence ATGACAGCACGAGTATTTATTCCGGATCATGAGTATAAAGAAAGAATCCAACGGGCGGCCAAGCTCGTCGGGCAACGCGGATTAGACGTCATGATCGTGAATTCCAACGAGGCGGATTACGCGAACGTTCGGTATTTCAGCGGATTCTGGCCGCTGTTCGAGAGAGCCGGCGTTGCGATTACGGCGGCGGGCGACGCGGCTTTGCTCGTAGGCCCGGAAAGCACGATTTACGCATCTGACTTCGGTAAGATCGATAAGATCTTTACTTTGATGGAATATCGCGAGTCCGCGAATCCGAGTTACCCCGAGCTGAAGCCCGATTCCTATCGCGACGTATTCAAGGCGCTGGGCGTGACGGGTTCGAAGCTGAAGATCGGCGTCGCGAGCATGCTCGATACGAGCGTAGTCATGATGGAGGGGCTGAAGAGCAACTTCCCGGAAGCGGAAATTTCCAGCGCCGACGAGATCATGGTATCGCTGCGTAGAATCAAGTCGGAGAACGAAATCGCTTGCATGCGCGAAGGCTTCCGCATTACCGAACTTGCGACGCAGGAAGTCATTCGGACGATCCGTCCGGGCGTGACCGAAACGCAAATGGTAGGCGTCGCACAACGCGTCATCTACGAGAACGGCGCGGAGTACGAGGGTCTTCCTATGTATATTTTCAGCGAGAAGTCGACGCGCCATGCGATCTCCCGTTCCTCGCATCGCGTCATTAACAAAGGGGATATCGTGCAATTGAACTTGTCGGCCAAGGTTGACGGTTACTCGCCGAGCATCGGCATGCCGATCAGCTTGGGCAAATTGACGCCGGAGCGTCGCGCGGTCATCGAGTTCGGCTTGAAGGCGCACGAATGGACGCAAGCCAACCTGAAAGCGGGCGTTCTTGCGAGCGATGTGGCGAAAGGCTTCTATCAATTCTACAAGGACAATGGCTACGAGAAAAACTATCTGTATGGGCCTTGTCACGGAACCGGGATGATCGAGGTCGAAGCGCCGTGGATGGAGACTTCGTCCAACTACTTGCTGGAGCCGAACATGACGTTCCAGATCGACACTTTCGTTACGACCGACACTTTCGGCATTCGTTGGGAGAAAGGCGCCGTCATCCGTCCGAACGGTTGCGAAATTCTGTGCGGTCCGATCGGTACGATTCACGAACTGGAATTCTAA
- a CDS encoding ABC transporter permease, translating into MEAVNHRQKSLVPGGAFSLFFKEWAILFIFVGLFAACSIFVDGFFDANNIVNIVRQISFLAIIALGQFFVILIGGIDMSASSSIGFTSVLLAGLVHWENVPVVLAIVIVLFASVAVGFVNGLMAVYGKIPAFIATLVTMIVLKGVNYLYSNSIPISGLPAGFKNLGAGYVGPIPVPILILVFIAIVCYIFTMHTETGRSIYAVGGNEEASRLSGINTNKIKMIAFIIGSFLTAIGAILITSRTMAGQPTIGENMLFDVITVVVLGGTSLSGGRGKVIGVVIAALILGIIDNAMVLLGIGSYWQWIIKGLILAIVVLIDAKTKKD; encoded by the coding sequence GTGGAAGCGGTAAATCATCGTCAAAAAAGTCTCGTTCCGGGAGGGGCATTTTCCCTCTTTTTCAAAGAATGGGCCATTCTATTCATCTTCGTAGGATTGTTCGCGGCATGCTCCATATTCGTAGACGGATTCTTCGATGCGAACAACATCGTGAATATCGTTCGGCAAATCTCGTTTTTGGCCATTATCGCGCTTGGGCAATTTTTCGTCATCTTGATCGGCGGCATCGATATGTCGGCTTCCTCGTCGATCGGATTCACCAGCGTTCTGCTAGCCGGTTTAGTGCATTGGGAGAACGTTCCGGTCGTGCTAGCGATCGTTATCGTGTTGTTCGCCTCGGTAGCCGTCGGATTCGTGAACGGATTGATGGCGGTGTACGGGAAAATTCCGGCGTTTATCGCAACTTTGGTCACGATGATCGTGCTCAAAGGCGTGAACTATCTGTATAGCAACAGCATTCCGATTTCCGGTTTGCCGGCAGGGTTCAAGAACCTTGGCGCGGGTTACGTCGGCCCGATTCCGGTGCCGATCTTGATTCTGGTTTTCATCGCTATCGTTTGTTACATCTTCACGATGCACACGGAAACGGGAAGAAGCATCTATGCCGTGGGCGGCAACGAGGAAGCTAGCCGCTTATCGGGAATCAACACGAACAAGATCAAGATGATCGCTTTCATCATCGGAAGTTTCCTGACGGCGATCGGAGCTATCCTGATCACGTCGAGAACGATGGCCGGACAGCCGACCATCGGGGAGAACATGCTGTTCGACGTCATTACCGTCGTCGTGCTCGGCGGAACCTCCTTGTCGGGCGGACGCGGTAAAGTCATCGGCGTCGTGATCGCGGCTTTAATTCTGGGCATTATCGACAACGCGATGGTGTTGCTGGGTATCGGATCTTACTGGCAATGGATTATTAAAGGGCTTATCTTGGCGATCGTCGTATTGATCGACGCCAAAACCAAAAAAGACTAG
- a CDS encoding sugar ABC transporter ATP-binding protein → MSQAMGEPIIELRDVSKSFPGVRALDHVSFSLRPGECRALVGENGAGKSTLAKIIIGHYTPSEGALYVNGTNVSDKGGYHVRSSQAMGIAVVHQELQLIPELSGLENLFIGGYEKKFGFVDRKAMVRKAKEILSFLGTDVDLNVPIKELRMAEKQIIQLAKAVSMQAKMIIMDELTAVLQEKEIENIYRIIRILKDRGMGIIYISHRLDEIFEVCDTYTVLCDGRLIHSGDVADVNKDQLIEMIIGREMTQIFPPLNEKIGEPMLELKGLSSDKAFRNIDLSVRSGEVVGIAGLVGAGKTELLNAIFGNFKTVGGDIYWKGEKVKFKKPSAAIRRGIGLVPDERKQLGLVMNFNVVHNITLPSLKNFKKVTMQHKREREDANRVAQLMRVKATPQQSVVKLSGGNQQKIVISKWVLADSELFLFDEPTRGIDVGAKAEIYKLINDLTAKGKSVIIVSPELEELIGLCHKIYVMFEGEFHACVSGEQKTQSNIISKLLGV, encoded by the coding sequence ATGAGCCAAGCGATGGGAGAACCCATCATTGAACTGAGGGACGTTTCCAAATCTTTTCCGGGCGTTCGCGCGCTCGACCATGTTTCGTTCAGTTTGAGGCCCGGGGAGTGCCGGGCGCTGGTGGGCGAGAACGGCGCGGGCAAATCGACGTTAGCCAAAATCATCATCGGACATTACACCCCTTCCGAAGGCGCGTTGTACGTGAACGGTACGAACGTTAGCGATAAGGGCGGTTACCACGTAAGAAGCTCTCAGGCGATGGGAATCGCGGTCGTGCATCAGGAGCTGCAGCTGATTCCCGAGCTTAGCGGGCTTGAGAATCTTTTTATCGGCGGCTACGAGAAGAAGTTCGGTTTCGTCGATCGCAAAGCGATGGTTCGCAAGGCGAAAGAAATTCTGTCGTTTCTCGGAACGGACGTGGATTTGAACGTTCCGATCAAGGAGCTTCGGATGGCCGAGAAGCAGATCATTCAGCTCGCCAAGGCGGTTTCCATGCAGGCGAAGATGATCATTATGGACGAATTGACGGCCGTGTTGCAGGAGAAGGAGATCGAGAATATCTATCGGATCATCCGGATTCTGAAAGACAGGGGCATGGGCATTATCTACATCTCCCACAGATTGGACGAGATCTTCGAGGTTTGCGACACGTACACGGTGCTATGCGACGGTCGCCTGATCCACTCCGGGGATGTTGCCGACGTGAACAAGGATCAGCTTATCGAGATGATTATCGGCCGGGAGATGACGCAGATTTTCCCGCCGTTGAACGAGAAGATCGGCGAGCCGATGCTGGAACTGAAAGGTTTATCCTCAGACAAAGCGTTTCGCAACATTGATTTGTCCGTTCGATCCGGCGAGGTCGTCGGTATCGCGGGTCTGGTCGGCGCCGGCAAGACGGAGCTGCTCAACGCGATCTTCGGCAACTTCAAGACGGTCGGCGGCGATATCTATTGGAAAGGCGAGAAGGTGAAGTTTAAGAAACCTTCCGCAGCCATCCGCCGGGGAATCGGTCTCGTGCCCGACGAGCGCAAGCAGTTGGGCTTGGTGATGAACTTCAACGTCGTGCATAACATTACGCTGCCTTCCTTGAAGAATTTCAAGAAGGTGACGATGCAGCATAAGAGGGAACGGGAGGACGCGAACCGGGTCGCGCAGCTGATGCGGGTCAAGGCGACACCGCAGCAATCCGTCGTGAAGCTCAGCGGGGGTAACCAGCAGAAGATCGTCATCTCTAAGTGGGTATTGGCGGATTCCGAGCTGTTCCTGTTCGACGAGCCGACCCGGGGCATCGACGTAGGCGCGAAGGCGGAAATTTACAAGCTGATCAACGATCTGACGGCCAAGGGGAAATCGGTCATTATCGTATCGCCCGAGTTAGAGGAGCTCATCGGGTTATGTCATAAGATCTATGTCATGTTCGAAGGCGAATTCCACGCCTGCGTGTCGGGCGAACAGAAAACGCAAAGCAATATCATTAGCAAGTTGCTGGGGGTGTGA
- a CDS encoding LacI family DNA-binding transcriptional regulator, translating to MVVQLKDIAKRLNISISTVSRVINDTGRVNKDTRDLILKTIKEMGYQPNEVARSLKRKSANTLGVIVPDLSNSFYASVIKGVEKVARENEHSVIVCNSDEDILKEEEYVQLLLQKQVTGLVIATVGGNPELFEQYKRSGIPFVFIDNLPNTQENFDVVTIDNVKAGYDLAKHLVEQGHEKLAIITGPQNQSTAAERLLGFRKCLEDNGIDIREKWIGVGEFRRESGYDIMNEWLKQEELPTAIFAANDFLLYGAIRAILEKGLSIPQDIAAVCFDANDETGLVRPQITSIIQPAHMIGAIAGEIIMRKEKNKNLKVFEKVVLEPKLIINESSQIQTGR from the coding sequence TTGGTCGTTCAATTAAAGGATATTGCCAAACGTTTGAACATTTCGATTTCCACCGTATCCAGAGTCATTAACGACACTGGGAGAGTGAACAAGGATACCCGCGATTTGATTCTCAAGACGATCAAAGAAATGGGGTATCAGCCGAACGAGGTTGCCCGGAGTCTGAAGCGCAAGAGCGCGAATACGCTCGGCGTAATCGTTCCGGATCTCTCGAACAGCTTCTATGCGAGCGTGATCAAGGGCGTAGAGAAGGTTGCCCGGGAGAACGAGCATTCCGTCATCGTGTGCAATAGCGACGAGGATATTCTGAAGGAAGAGGAATACGTGCAGCTTCTTCTTCAGAAGCAAGTAACTGGTCTTGTTATTGCGACCGTAGGCGGGAACCCGGAGTTGTTCGAACAATACAAGCGATCGGGCATTCCGTTCGTCTTCATAGACAACTTACCTAACACGCAAGAGAATTTCGACGTCGTAACGATCGACAACGTTAAGGCGGGATACGACCTTGCGAAGCATTTGGTCGAGCAAGGCCATGAGAAGCTCGCGATCATTACCGGACCGCAGAATCAATCGACGGCGGCGGAGCGCTTGCTCGGATTTCGGAAATGCCTGGAGGACAACGGAATCGATATCCGCGAAAAATGGATCGGGGTCGGCGAGTTTAGGCGTGAAAGCGGTTATGACATCATGAACGAGTGGCTTAAGCAAGAGGAATTGCCGACCGCGATTTTCGCCGCTAACGATTTCCTTCTCTATGGGGCGATAAGGGCGATTCTGGAGAAGGGACTAAGCATTCCGCAAGATATCGCCGCCGTATGCTTCGATGCCAACGACGAGACCGGATTAGTCAGGCCTCAGATCACGTCGATTATTCAACCGGCGCATATGATCGGGGCTATCGCCGGGGAGATCATCATGCGCAAGGAGAAGAACAAGAATCTGAAAGTGTTCGAGAAGGTCGTGCTCGAGCCGAAGCTGATCATTAACGAATCAAGCCAAATTCAAACCGGGAGATGA
- a CDS encoding helix-turn-helix transcriptional regulator translates to MEWLEFTVPPLLQYIASGHTEFSVGDRHMSRRNIRVFDLLVVTQGCLYMGEEERQYEVSAGNALILRPDCHHYATDGCKERTDYYWLHFQPSGSWHATETIPPLQAPIPYDTWSESQKFDTSAFPLVLPQYTKLAQPGKLEEILDRIIALGPEAHLNASRFRQQILLQEALNLLSASIESQLSTPASACAEQAAAFLRCHYREEITAQALGESLNFHPVYVARCMKREYGQSPMDYLLRYRIEQSKLLLMQTDYPIARIAEEVGFNQAPYFSSCFLKTEGISPRQYRQRFSQG, encoded by the coding sequence TTGGAATGGTTAGAGTTCACAGTGCCGCCGCTTCTTCAATACATCGCCAGCGGCCATACGGAATTCAGCGTCGGAGATAGACATATGAGCAGACGCAATATTCGCGTTTTCGACTTATTGGTCGTTACGCAGGGCTGCCTCTATATGGGGGAGGAAGAACGGCAATACGAGGTGTCTGCCGGCAACGCGCTTATTCTCCGTCCGGATTGCCATCATTACGCGACCGACGGTTGCAAAGAACGAACCGATTACTACTGGCTCCATTTCCAACCCAGCGGTTCTTGGCATGCCACGGAAACCATTCCGCCTTTACAAGCTCCGATTCCTTACGATACCTGGTCGGAATCCCAGAAATTCGATACAAGCGCGTTCCCTTTAGTTCTGCCTCAATATACGAAACTCGCGCAGCCAGGCAAGCTGGAGGAAATACTCGATCGGATTATCGCCCTCGGTCCGGAGGCTCATCTGAACGCCTCCCGATTCCGTCAGCAGATCTTGCTGCAAGAGGCGTTGAATTTGCTGTCCGCCAGCATCGAGTCCCAGCTTTCCACGCCGGCCTCGGCTTGCGCCGAACAAGCGGCCGCCTTCCTGCGCTGCCACTATCGGGAAGAAATAACGGCGCAGGCACTGGGCGAGAGCTTGAATTTCCATCCCGTCTATGTGGCCCGTTGCATGAAAAGGGAATACGGCCAATCGCCGATGGACTACTTGCTCCGTTACCGAATCGAGCAAAGCAAGCTGCTCCTCATGCAGACCGATTACCCCATCGCCCGAATCGCCGAGGAAGTCGGCTTTAATCAAGCCCCCTACTTCAGCTCCTGCTTCCTGAAAACGGAAGGCATTTCGCCGCGGCAGTACCGCCAGCGTTTTTCCCAGGGATGA
- a CDS encoding sugar ABC transporter substrate-binding protein — MKKGWVKFSVAALALSVVLAGCSNSDKEPASSSGGASGSPAAVSGDQIVIGGAIMNLGWPWYQGAIDGMNNYAKESGKNLKLQFEDGKFDINTQITQLENMAQLGAKGIVVFPVDGKAIIPTMVKLHEQGVKIVVGDYPQSPDNPEDAVWETFVGHDFKEMGKAAGEIAVNYLKTLNKDNPTVVYLSVPASGQASVDRYEGFSSVIKAAFPNANVIEEGDPKGDRNSSQTLMENVLQRNKSIDVVSGHNDALVLGAYNAAVSTNRDKDLKFIGLAGDKEVLQFIQDGNPSWIGEVLQDPVVLGEVALEALMASLDGKELGETTPLPKPETITPENINNYDWKNWSWLGK; from the coding sequence ATGAAAAAAGGTTGGGTTAAGTTTTCCGTTGCCGCGCTTGCATTATCGGTTGTCTTGGCAGGTTGTTCGAATTCCGATAAGGAGCCTGCGTCGAGCAGCGGGGGAGCTAGCGGAAGTCCCGCGGCGGTAAGCGGCGATCAGATCGTCATCGGCGGAGCGATCATGAACCTCGGATGGCCATGGTATCAAGGCGCGATAGACGGGATGAACAATTACGCCAAGGAATCGGGCAAGAACCTGAAGTTGCAATTCGAAGACGGGAAATTCGATATCAATACGCAAATCACCCAGCTTGAGAATATGGCTCAACTGGGAGCTAAAGGGATCGTCGTGTTCCCGGTCGACGGCAAAGCGATTATTCCTACAATGGTTAAGCTGCATGAGCAAGGCGTGAAGATCGTCGTCGGCGATTACCCGCAATCCCCGGATAATCCGGAAGACGCGGTATGGGAAACGTTCGTCGGGCACGACTTTAAGGAAATGGGCAAAGCCGCGGGAGAGATCGCCGTTAATTATTTGAAAACTCTGAATAAGGACAATCCGACCGTCGTCTATTTGTCCGTTCCGGCATCCGGACAAGCTTCCGTCGATCGTTACGAAGGATTTTCAAGCGTCATTAAAGCGGCATTCCCTAACGCTAACGTTATCGAAGAGGGAGATCCGAAGGGCGATCGTAACTCCTCGCAAACATTGATGGAGAACGTTCTGCAACGGAATAAATCGATCGACGTCGTCAGCGGTCATAACGATGCGCTCGTATTGGGAGCGTACAACGCGGCGGTAAGCACGAACCGCGATAAGGATTTGAAATTCATCGGGTTAGCCGGCGACAAAGAAGTGCTTCAATTCATCCAAGACGGCAACCCTTCCTGGATCGGTGAAGTTCTTCAAGATCCGGTCGTGCTTGGCGAAGTCGCCTTGGAAGCGTTGATGGCTTCCTTGGATGGCAAGGAATTAGGGGAGACGACTCCATTGCCTAAGCCGGAAACGATTACTCCGGAGAACATCAATAATTACGACTGGAAAAACTGGTCTTGGTTAGGTAAGTAA
- a CDS encoding sensory rhodopsin transducer produces MNDNKGKLQWVFPDCELPPAGDSLMEGHESIIVLNMNEAEATLEFTLYFADREPISSISARVQGNRVRCFRLDHPEDLEGYIVPRETQYAVKLVSDLPVVVQYGRLDTRQTNMAFYTTMGLSD; encoded by the coding sequence ATGAACGACAACAAGGGAAAGCTGCAATGGGTATTTCCGGATTGCGAGTTGCCGCCAGCGGGCGATTCGTTGATGGAAGGGCATGAATCGATAATCGTGCTGAACATGAACGAGGCGGAGGCGACGCTTGAATTTACGTTGTACTTCGCCGATCGAGAGCCGATCAGCTCGATATCGGCTAGGGTGCAAGGGAACAGGGTTCGATGTTTCCGCTTGGATCATCCCGAGGATTTGGAAGGTTATATCGTTCCTCGCGAAACGCAATACGCCGTCAAATTGGTTAGCGACTTGCCGGTCGTCGTGCAGTACGGAAGATTGGATACTAGGCAGACCAACATGGCTTTCTATACGACGATGGGATTAAGCGACTAG
- a CDS encoding polysaccharide deacetylase family protein, which yields MKDDIHVIFGFDMETDVGSFTPYYDGVKNATGPLVELFDKKGIKGTFYYTGDAARRNPESVELVRDSGNEVGCHSLFHETVGDELFPIPGVVPLLPEEVPFRIEKATEWVQQVLGYQPISFRAPRLWGSTALLNSLEKLNYVSDASYPMYFYRERFVPYHPHHEDWTKEGRMNIVEIPNFADMVMQSNDPGLERDRDQWPLFRTKSADELMIRIEGFVKFLRERNLPVVLCFYFHPWEFIPIQESYHYGEATVTPDRFLTLGCGEKAMSEFSILIDRLKGVGSKFHRADDFAALWSQAGKAGSR from the coding sequence ATGAAAGACGATATTCACGTCATATTCGGATTCGATATGGAGACGGACGTAGGCAGCTTCACGCCGTATTACGACGGCGTCAAGAACGCGACCGGACCGCTCGTTGAATTGTTCGATAAGAAAGGCATTAAAGGAACCTTCTATTATACGGGAGACGCGGCGCGCAGAAATCCGGAGAGCGTCGAGCTCGTTCGGGATAGCGGCAACGAAGTAGGCTGTCATTCCCTGTTTCACGAGACCGTGGGCGACGAGTTGTTCCCGATTCCGGGCGTCGTTCCGCTGCTGCCGGAGGAAGTTCCCTTCCGCATCGAGAAAGCGACCGAGTGGGTACAGCAAGTGCTGGGGTATCAGCCGATCTCGTTCCGCGCTCCCCGCCTTTGGGGATCCACCGCCTTGCTTAATTCGTTGGAAAAGCTGAATTACGTTTCGGACGCTTCTTATCCGATGTATTTCTACCGGGAAAGATTCGTCCCGTACCATCCTCATCATGAAGATTGGACGAAGGAAGGCCGGATGAACATCGTCGAGATTCCGAACTTCGCGGATATGGTCATGCAGAGCAACGATCCGGGACTCGAACGGGATCGCGACCAATGGCCCCTGTTCCGCACGAAAAGCGCGGACGAGCTGATGATACGCATTGAAGGTTTCGTTAAATTTCTGAGGGAACGGAATTTGCCCGTCGTGCTGTGTTTCTATTTCCACCCATGGGAGTTCATTCCGATCCAGGAAAGCTACCATTACGGCGAAGCGACGGTGACGCCGGACCGCTTCTTGACGCTAGGCTGCGGGGAGAAGGCGATGAGCGAGTTCTCGATCTTGATCGATCGACTGAAGGGCGTGGGGTCGAAGTTCCATCGCGCGGACGATTTCGCCGCCTTGTGGAGCCAGGCCGGGAAGGCGGGAAGCCGATGA